A genomic window from Exiguobacterium acetylicum DSM 20416 includes:
- a CDS encoding GNAT family N-acetyltransferase, with translation MRYKINDQLRIRRFTPEDVEAVHAYASQPIVSQFQSWGPNSETDTKQFLHDALESELETPRRRYVFAVTFPSDVVIGAGELVITDVENKIAEIGYVLSPDEWGNGYATSIASFLLQFGFEKLELHRITATCDPRNVASERVLQKVGMTKEGQLRETVYLEDHWRDSLIYGMLDWEWQVDHEEDN, from the coding sequence ATGCGTTATAAAATCAATGATCAACTTCGGATTCGTCGTTTTACACCAGAAGATGTAGAAGCCGTTCACGCCTATGCATCACAACCCATCGTCAGTCAATTCCAGTCATGGGGTCCGAATTCCGAGACGGATACGAAACAATTCCTGCACGATGCACTCGAAAGTGAACTCGAGACACCAAGACGTCGGTATGTTTTTGCTGTGACGTTTCCAAGCGACGTCGTCATCGGTGCCGGTGAACTCGTCATCACAGACGTTGAAAATAAAATCGCCGAAATCGGATACGTCCTCTCACCCGATGAATGGGGGAATGGATATGCGACGTCGATTGCCTCTTTCCTTCTCCAATTCGGTTTCGAAAAACTAGAATTGCACCGAATCACAGCGACGTGTGATCCGCGGAACGTCGCTTCTGAGCGAGTCCTCCAAAAAGTCGGCATGACGAAGGAAGGACAGCTTCGCGAGACGGTCTATCTCGAAGACCACTGGCGCGATTCCTTGATTTACGGCATGCTTGACTGGGAATGGCAAGTGGATCACGAAGAAGATAACTAA